The Morococcus cerebrosus sequence ATGGAAATGGCGTTTGCGGGGCGTTGCGGATTGAATGTGGATTTGACTTCACTGGTTGCCAACCAAGCCGACGTCAACGAAGCCAGCATCCGCGCATTGTTCAATGAAGAACTGGGCGCAGTGATCCAAATCGCCAAACAAGATGTTGCGGCAGTAGAAGCCTTGTTTAAAGCGGCAACGCTGCCCTTGCATACCGTTGCCACCATCGGTTCTGACGAAAAAATCGTTATCCGCAATCAGGCAGGCATCGTGTTGGAACAAACCCGCGCCGACCTGCAACGCGCATGGCAGGAAACCAGCCACGCCATCCAAAAACTGCGCGACAACCCCGCCTGCGCCGACAGCGAGTTCGCCCTGATTGGCGACAACGAACGCAGCGCATTGTTTGCCGACGTGAAATTTGACGTGAACGAAGACATCGCCGCGCCTTTCGTCAACAGCGGCGCAAAACCCAAAATCGCCATCCTGCGCGAACAGGGCGTGAACGGGCAAATCGAAATGGCCGCCGCCTTCACCCGCGCCGGATTCGATGCCTACGACGTGCATATGTCCGACCTTATGGCAGGCCGCGTCCACCTTGCCGACTTCAAAATGCTGGCGGCGTGCGGCGGCTTCAGCTACGGCGACGTACTCGGCGCGGGCGAAGGCTGGGCGAAATCCATCCTGTTCCACCCCGCCTTGCGCGACCAGTTCGCCGCCTTCTTCGCCGACCCGGACACGCTGACATTGGGCGTGTGCAACGGCTGCCAGATGGTCAGCAACCTCGCCGAAATCATCCCCGGCACGGCAGGCTGGCCGAAGTTCAAACGCAACCTGAGCGAACAGTTCGAAGCGCGCCTGAGCATGGTTCACGTTCCCAAATCAACCTCCCTGATCCTGAACGAAATGCAGGGCTCCAGCCTGCCCGTCGTCGTCAGCCACGGCGAAGGCCGCGCCGACTTCGCGCTTCACGGCGGCAAAATTTCAGACGGCCTCGGCATCGCGCTGCAATACGTCGACGGACAAAACCAAGTTACCCAAACCTACCCGCTCAACCCGAACGGCTCGCCGCAAGGCATCGCTGGCGTCACCAACGCCGACGGTCGCGTCACCATCATGATGCCCCACCCCGAACGCGTGTACCGCGCCACGCAAATGAGCTGGAAACCGGAAGACTGGACGGAACTGTCCGGCTGGTACCGCCTCTTCGCCGGAGCAAGGAAGGCGTTGGGTTAACCGGCAGGCTGAGACCTTTGCAAAATTCCCCAAAATCCCCTAAATTCACACCAAGACATTTAGGGGATTTTCCATGAGCACCTTCTTCCGGCAAACCGCACAAGCCATGATCGCCAAACACATCGACCGCTTCCCATTATTGAAGTTGGATCAGGTGATTGATTGGCAACCGATCGAACAATACCTGAATCGTCAAAGAGCCCGTTACCTTCGAGACCACCGCGGCCGTCCCGCCTATCCACTGTTGTCCATGTTCAAAGCCGTCCTGCTCGGACAATGGCACAGCCTCTCCGATCCCGAACTCGAACACAGTCTCATCACCCGCATCGATTTCAACCTATTTTGCCGTTTTGACGAACTGAGCATCCCCGATTACAGCACCTTATGCCGCTACCGCAACTGGCTGGCGCAAGACGACACCCTGTCCGAATTGCTGGAACTGATTAACCGCCAACTGACCGAAAAAAACCTAAAAGTAGAGAAAGCATCCGCCGCCGTCATTGACGCCACCATTATTCAGACCGCCGGCAGCAAACAGCGTCAGGCCATAGAAGTCGATGAAGAAGGACAAGTCAGCGGCCAAACCACACCGAGTAAAGACAAAGATGCCCGCTGGACAAAGAAAAACGGTCTCTACAAACTCGGTTACAAACAACATACCCGTACCGATGAGGAAGGCTATATCGAGAAACTGCACATCACCCCCGCCAATACCCATGAGTGCAACCACCTGTCGCCTTTGCTGGAAGGCATTGCCGAAGGTACGACCGTCTATGCCGATAAAGGCTACGACAGTGCGGAAAACCGGCAACATCTGAAAGAACATCGGTTGCTGGACGGCATTATGCGCAAAGCCCACCGCAACCGTCCGCTGACGGAAGCGCAAACCAAACGCAACCGATATTTGTCGAAGACCCGTTATGTGGTCGAGCAAAGCTTTGGTACGCTGCACCGTAAATTCCGCTACGCCCGGGCAGCCTATTTTGGTCTGCTCAAAGTGAGTGCGCAAAGCCATCTGAAGGCGATGTGTTTAAACCTGTTGAAAGCGGCTAACAGGCTAAGTGTGCCTGTTGCCGCCTAAAAGGCGGCCCGGATGCCTGATTATCGGGTATTCGGGGAGGATTAAGGGGATATTTGGGTAAAATCAGGAGCAATTAGGGGCGGAAATAGACGAAAACCTGTGTTTGGGTTTCGGCTGTCGGGGGGAAGGGCTTTTTTGCAAAGGTCTCAGGCTGATTTGATTCGGCTTTAAAGAAAAGGTCGTCTGAAAACGATTTAGCGAAACCTGCTCTATCTGTTTTCAGACGACCTTTATATGTTCTTTTGCGTATAAGACCGAGCCGACTGCCGTCATTCCCGCGCAGGCGGGAATCCAGACCCCTGCATTTCAGAAATATTTAAAGATTACTGTAAATCCAAACTTCTGGATTCCCGCCTGCGCGGGAATGACAGCCTAGATTTTTTGTCTCGAACCTATATATATACAAATACACTTAATTGAATTTATAGAAAAGATTTGGAGAATCTTATGTCTGACATAGTAATTTTTGAAGATATGCCAAATGATGCTGCTTTTATTGAATGGCTTAAGAACAACCAAAATGGTTTTGTACTAAACATAAACAAAAAAGGTAAAGTCTCCCCTATATACCCTAAATTACACAAAGCTAGTTGTAGTAGCTTTCCAATTGAAAAAAAAGACAAAAATTGGACAACAAAAGCTTCAGACTATTTCAAAGTTTGCTCAAACTCAATCGAAGAACTTGAACAATGGAGCTGGGTCAAATATCAAAAAGGGCTAAATCCATGCAGAATCTGTAAGGAAAAAGGATTACCGGTAGAACAGCTCACAGGAATACAAAATTTTCAGGTAACTTCTGCCCTATCCTTAAAATCTGATATATACAAACTCGAAAAACGTTTAGCCTCCGAGACCAATTCAAACAAGCGAACCGAAATTGAAACTTTGATCAAAGCCCGTTTAGGGCAAGGCAGATTCCGGCAAAAACTACTCGAACTGTATCCGAACTGCCCGCTAACAGGTCTAGATGTTCAGTCTTTACTTATTGCCAGCCATATTAAACCTTGGAGCAAGTGCAACAATGAAGAGCGTCTAGACCCCTCCAATGGTCTGATGCTCGCACCCAATATCGACGCATTATTCGATAGCGGTCTGATTACGTTTGAGACCGACGGTACGATAAAAATCAGTCCGAAAATCGATCTGAAAAATCAAAAGCGGCTTGGGATTTCTTCCGATATGAAATTGAAAATTCGACCGAAAAGCAAAAAATATTTCGAGTATCACCGCAACCACGTTTTCCAAAAAGAAGAATAGATAGTGTTGAACAGTCCGTTGATTTAAGGTCGTCTGAAAACGATTTAGCGAACCACTCTATACCTGTTTTCAGACGACCTTTTTGCGTTCTTTTGTATACGAATACTAACCAATTACCGTCATTCCCGCGCAGGCGGGAATCCAGACCTCTGCATTTCAGAAATATAGTGGATTAAATTTAAATCAGGACAAGGCGACGAAGCCGCAGACAGTACAAATAGTACGGCAAGGCGAGGCAACGCCGTACTGGTTTAAAGTTAATCCACTATACTTAAAGATTACTGTAAATCCAAACCTCAAGATTCCCACCTGCGCGGGAATGACGATGATTGAATATTTCCCATTTGAATTCACCATCAAACCAAAATGCCTGCCCTTTTTCGGGCAGGCATTTTCATACGTCAGTTCAATCAGGTTCGGCTCAATATTTGACTGTCCAGCCTATCTCGCCGCCCGCGCGCATTGGGACGAGTTCGCCGTCGCCGTAGGGGACGCTTGCGGGGACGGTTTGGCTTTGTTTGACGAGGGTGATCGTGTCGGCGTTTTCGGGAATGCCGTAGAACCTTGCGCCGTTTTTCGAGGCGAAGGCTTCGAGTTTGTCCAATGCGCCTGCTTTTTCAAACACTTCGGCGTAAAGCTCGATGGCGGTCATGGCGCTGAACATGCCGGCGCAGCCGCAGGCGTTTTCTTTGGCGGATTTGGCGTGCGGCGCGGAGTCGGTGCCGAGGAAGAATTTGTGTGCCTTCTCGCCGGTAACGGCGGCGACCAATGCCTGACGGTGGGTCTCGCGTTTGAGTACGGGTAGGCAGAAATGATGGGGGCGTACGCCGCCGACCAAGAGGTCGTTGCGGTTGAGCAGGAGGTGTTGCGGGGTAACGGAGGCGGCAACGTTGTCGCCTGCTTCCAAAACAAGGCGGGCGGCTTCGGCGGTGGTGATATGTTCGAACACGACTTTGAGATTCGGCACTTGCGCCAAAACGGGTTTCATCACGCGCTCGATAAAGGCGGCTTCGCGGTCGAAGATGTCGATTTCGGGGTCGGTTACTTCGCCGTGAACGAGGAACAGGATGCCCTGTTTTGCCATTTCTTCCAAAACGGGTATGAGTTTGAACAGGTCGGTTACGCCGGAATCGGAATTGGTCGTCGCACCTGCGGGGTAGAGTTTGAAGGCGACGATGCCGGCGGCTTTGGCTTCGCGCACCAGCTCGGGTGTGGCTTGGTCGGTCAGGTAAAGCGTCATCAACGGCTCAAACGCGCTGCCTTCGGGCAATGCCGCCATGATGCGCGCTTTGTAGGCAAGCGCGTCGGCTACGCTGACGACGGGCGGCTTGAGGTTGGGCATGATGACGGCACGCCCCATCTGGCGGGCGGTATAGGGGGCAACGGCTTTGAGCGCGTCGCCGTCGCGCAGGTGCAGGTGCATATCGTCGGGGCGGATGATGGTCAGGGTTTGCATGAGTGTTCCTTTTTAGATTTTTGGGTTTCAGACGACCCCTTGATGTTCCCTTAAAGGTCGTCTGAAAAGGCTATTGCACAAGGACAGGCTTGCCGTTGTAGGACTGATGCGTCAGGTAAAACACCGCCTGCACGGGCAACTGGTCGGACGGGGTGGTTTTGACGGTCAGCAGGGTTTCTTCCGGGCTACCCGACGCGCGCCACGCATAAGAAAGCTGACGGATCGGAACCGGCGATTCAGAGGCTTGATCGGTGCGCAATTCGTTGTTCAAACCCTTCGGCGGGTTTTCGACCAGCACCATAAACTGCTTGCGTATCAAGTTTTCGTCCGCCCGCGCCGTCTTCACGCTGCAACTGTCGCCGGTCAGGCTCAAATAATAATCCGCGCCGTCCTGCGTTTTCTTCCAAACGGCAAGCGCATCCAGCTCGATGAAACCTGCGGGCAGCCTGCCGATTTCTTCCGCGTTCAAAGCCGTCAACTTTTCATTATCGGCAAAAGAGCGCACTCTATCGGCAGCCCCGTCAAAAGCGACGCAGCCTTGACGGAACAATTCCGCCGCCGCGTTCGCACGATCCGCCATCTGCTCGGGCGGCACTTCCTCCCTGCCGCACGCCGTCAATAAAACGGAGAAAGCGGCAAGCGTCAAAAGCCTTGAAATCGGACGTTTCGCCATTTTCAGACGACCTCTATTTATGTTTCACGACCAGCGTGAACACGCCGTCTTCTTCGCGCGATTCGAGCAAGACATGCCCGGTCTGGCGGCAGAAAGCCTCAAAATCGCCGGGCGCGCCGCCGTCGGTCGCCAACACGGTCAGGACTTCGCCCGCCTCCATTTGCGCCAAGGCTTTTTTGGTTTTCAAAATCGGCAAAGGGCATCTGAGCCCCTTCAGGTCTAAGGTGTGTGCGTTCATATTTTCGGATGTTCCGTTAACAGGATTAACATGAATTATACCGTACTTACTTGCACCCCACCCCGCCGAACCCATAAAATAAAGCCGTTTTTCACTTTGGAGCACACCATGCGCCGTCTCGCCCTCCTAACCCTCTGCCTCGCCGCCACGGCAGTCAACGCCGCCGGATTCAGCGAAAAAGATACCCCCTTCAACACACGCTACAAAGAAAGCCCCGAAGAAGCCGCAGCCCGCGAGTTCGCCGAACAAAAAACCGCGCTCCCGCCGCTGCCCGACACCCAATCCGGCGACTGGTTCGACCTCTACGTCAGCGAAGACTACGGCAAACAGCCCAAAATCCTCCTCAGCAGCCTGCAAATCATGCCCTCTCCCGACGGCAGCATCCGCTACATCCTCAACGTCCGTTCCGACAAAGGCCATGACAACCTGACCGTCGAAGGCCTCTTCTGCGCCCACTCTTCCTTCACATATGGCAAAGACAAACGCTCGTCTTATAAAGTGTTCGGCTACGGCGACACCGTCAACCGCCGCTGGATCGAGCCGCGCAAAGCCGAATGGAAACCCATAGGCTCAACCTTCAACAAAAACGACGCAATGCGTGCCGTCCTCTACCAGGCCTTCTGTGTCGACGGTGTACCGAACACCACCGAAGGCCTGGTCAAACGCCTCAAAGAACGCGCCGGACGCTACGCGCCGAAGATGGTGCGCCACGACAAATAAGCAAGCCGTTTGACGGTTTCAAACATCAAAAAAGGTCGTCTGAAGCATTTTCAGACGACCTTTTTCCATTCGAATCAAACACGGATGTCGGGTACTTTATTGAACAAACGATAGAAATTGTCGCTAGTGTAAGCGGCAAGCGTTTCTACGGGTTCGCCGCGCAGTTTCGCCACAAATTCGGCAGTATAACGGACATAGGAGGGTTCGTTAGGCTTGCCGCGTTTGGGAACCGGAGCGAGAAACGGGGCATCGGTTTCAACCAGCATTCGATCTACAGGGACGTATTTGGCAGCTTCCTGAATTTGCGGGGCATTTTTGAAGGTAACAATGCCGGAGAAGGAAATGTATAGCCCCAAATCTAAAGCAGCTTTGGCGAAAGCAGTATCTTCGGTGAAGCAGTGGATAACGCCGGAGTTGGTTTGACCTTCTTTCAGAATCGCCAAAGTATCGGCGGCGGCATCGCGGGTATGAACAATCACGGGCAAACCGCCTTCGTTGGCGGCTTGAATGTGTTCGGCGAAGCGGCGGTGCTGCCATGCCAGATCGCCTTTGCACCAGTAATAATCCAAGCCCGTTTCGCCTATGCCGACGACTTTCGGGTGTTTTGCCGCTTCTACCATTTCAGCGACGGTAAATTCTTCGGCTTCTTGACTGTCGGGGTGGACGCCTATGGTGCAGTAAATCTGTTCATTGGCTTGGGCAATGCTGAAGACTTCGGCGAAACTCTGTTTGCTCACGCTGATGGCAAGCGCCTGCTTGACGCTTTGTTCTTCCATGTTGGCGAACACTTCAGGCAGGCGGTTGCTTAAGCCTTCGAAATTGAGGTGGCAGTGCGAATCGATTAAATGCATGATTTTAAAGCGTGAAGGTAACGCGGTCGCTGCGCAGTTTCGGTCCCAGCTCGCCTTCAATCAGGGTTTTCGCCTGAAGGCAGCTTTCGTGTTCGGAAAATGCCAGCCCGACGCCTTTAGGACGGTGTGCGGAAGTACGGGCGGGATTGATCCAGACGACTTTGGTAGGCAGGAAGCGTTTGGGGTAATCGGCGATTTCAACGGCGAGCAGGATGTCTTCGCCCAATGAAAATACGTCTTCGGTCGGAACGAAAAGTCCACCGTGTTCGAGAAACGGCATATAGCAGTTGTAGAGCAGGGTCGGGTCTTTAAGCTGCAACGCCATCATTTTCGCCGGAATGTCTTTATTGTTGTTTACCATTTTGTTTTACCTTATCTGATTATTTGTTTTGCCAAAATTCGAGATATTCAGTCAGCAGATACTCAAGCTGCATTTTAACACTCAAGGTGTGGTATCCGTAAGGGCTGAGTGCGTTCAGACGACCCGTCAGCGCAAACAGGCGGCGCGGATCGGTTTTGGAAGCCGTCTGCGACAATGCCTGCGCGTAATCGGGATAATAAAGCGGCGGCATTTGTTGTTGCGCCAAGCCGACATCCAACAGCCATTTTTGCATCCAATCGATGAAGACTGCCAACGGCTGTTTGTGTTTGTCAAACGCAGCGGCGTAGTCGAGTATCGTCAACAGACGCGGTGCGGCAAGCAAAGTGAGCAGTTCTTCGCGCAAGTCATCCATTTCGGGCGTATGGGCAAACAAAGGCGCACCGCTGTGAAAAGCCAGCAAAGATTCCGCATCACCTACACCCTCTTTCCGAAGATATGCCAAAGCTTCATCACGTGAAGGTGCGGGCAGAACCATCTGGCGGCAACGGCTTTTAATGGTCGGAAGAAGCTTGTCGCGTGCATGCGTAACCATCAAAAAAACAACGTGTTGCGGCGGCTCTTCCAAAGCTTTGAGCAAGCCGTTTGCCGCCTGTACGTTCATACTTTCAGCGGGATGCACCAATACCACCCGCAATCCTCCGCGCACAGCCGTCAGATAAATATTTTCCACAATATCGCGCACGGCATCGATTTTAATCTGCAACAATTTTCGCCCGACCGCACCGTCTTCGGGGATTTCAGGAGTGAGTTCGTAAAAATCGGGATGGCTGTTTTGCAAAAACAAATGACACGAAGCGCATACGCCGCAAGGCTGATGATCTTCCCGAGGCGATTCGCACAGCAAAGCCTGCGCCACAAACCGTGCAAACGCTGTCTTACCGGTGTTTTCCTTGCCGGTAAACAGCCAAGCGTTCGGACGGTTTTCCCAATGGCCGGCAAGCTGCCGCCACTGGTTTTGATGCCACGGATAAATCATATCGGGAAGTACAAGCGTTTGAACAAAAGCGTGATTATACAGGGAAATGTTAGAGGTCGTCTGAAAAGCGGCTTCCGTTGCAGACGACCTTACCGGATGTGCATCATTTTTAAGCAACATGATTTTTTGTTTGTATATCAATCGTCAAACCAATTTATACACAGGCTGTTCACACAGTTTGCCTGACAAAATGTGTATCACAACAAAACCCGCGGGACACTTTTTTCAAATTTCAAACAACAGCCTGCGCTATAATCCGCCTCATTCACTTTCACCCTTTCAATCATGAACCGACAAAAAACCTACCTCCTGCTGACCGCCCTGTTCACCCTGATTTTCATCGCACTCATCATGCTCGGCGGCTACCTGCTTTCCATCCAAAGCAAACAGTTCGCCGTCGCCGCCTTCCTGTTCGCATTCGGCGCCGTCTTCGCCCAAATCGGCAGCCTCGCCCTCTACATCCGCCACAAAGCCCGCGCACAAATCATGCGTGAGCAACAAACCGAATCCCATTAAGGCTGGGTATTGTTCGTTATCCATTTGCCGGTTCTACAGGCTTTACATAGGTAAAGTTCTGTTTGCCGCATTGCTCCCCCCCCCTTGCAATTTACACTGACACCGCATACAACTTGTATGTTCTTAAATCTTTCAACCCACGGGAGTAGACTTATGAAACAAAACATCATCGTTGTCTTATTCAACATCTCCAGCGAAGCTTATCAAGCCTTTTCTGAATTGAAAGCTTACTCGCAGACAACAGATACTTTGGTGGCACAAGCCGTTTTGGTTAAAAAGGAAAATGACCTGATTATCCCAGCAGAAAGCACCGACTTTACCGCCAATACGGTCGAAGGCACATGGACGGGCGGCCTCATTGGTTCACTGGTCGGCATTCTCGGCGGTCCTATCGGTGTTCTGTTGGGTGGAGCTACTGGCGCACTCATCGGCAGTGATGCAGGTACTGCCCAAACATTGGAAGAGGGGGCGTTGCTGGAAAATACAGCCAAAAAACTGGATAACGGCAGTACTGCAATCATTATTTTGGCGCAAGAATCCGACGAGGCTGTATTGGATGCTTTCTTCCACCGTTTCAAAACCGTTATTCTCCGGCAAGATGCAGTCGTTGCCCAACAGGACGTATTGGCAGCAATAGAAGCGCAGGAAGAAGTGGCACGTCAGGCACACGAAGCTTGGAAAAAACAGCGCAAAGCCGAACGCAAAGAACGCAAAGAGATAGTGGAAGCCTTCAAGGCCGACATCAAACAAAAATTCGACGAATTGGCAGCCAAGTTGAAATAACACTGCCACCAACCCAAGGTATGTAACCGCTCAAATTTTCCGTTTCGGATGCATGCCAAACCGGTTTGAGGCTACCTGAAAATCTATTTTTCAGGTAGCCTCTCCCTTTTTCATGCCCCGCCAAACCATCATGCTCACCCCGCAAAGCTGCGACCTATTCCAACGCCCATTTTTCCAGTTCGCCCAAATCCGCCAATACCAGCCCGAAACCGAAGCGCAAACCAAGCAAGGCCGACTACAAAGCCGCGTGGCAAGTGTGGCGCACGTTGGTTTTACAGGTAGCCTCACAACTGGGCGCGGGCTTTGCCCCGCCGCATATCGAACGCTGGTGCAACGGCTGGCAGCGCGACCTGGCTAGTCGAAACCCTGCACCGCCTGCTGCCAGTGTACGAAGCCTGCCACAATGTGCGGCTGTGAGCGGAAGCAAGCTTCCCCCATCTGCCGTTAAGGCTACCTGAAATCTAAAAGAAACAAACAAAACCAATGACCAAACGCCGAACCTTCCTCATTCTGACCGTCCTCTTCACCCTGCTCTTCATCGCATTGGTAACGTTGGGCGCCTACCTGCTTTCCATCCAAAGCAAACAATTCGCCGTCGCCGCCTTCCTATTCGCCTTCGGCGCCGTCTTCGCCCAAATCGGCAGCCTCGCCCTCTACATCCGCCATAAAGCCCGCGCACAAATCATGCGCTCGCAACAAACCGAACCCCATTAAGGAAAACCCATGTTCGACAAAATCGTCCTCGCCAGCGGCAACGCAGGCAAACTCAAAGAATTTTCCCGCCTCTTCGCCGATTTGAACATCGAAGTCCTGCCGCAATCCCAGTTCGACACGCCCGAATGCCCCGAGCCGTACCGCACCTTCGTCGAAAATGCGCTCGCCAAAGCCCGCCACGCCGCCAAACACAGCGGCCTGCCCGCGCTCGCCGACGACTCCGGTATCTGCGCCGCCGCATTAAACGGCGCACCCGGCGTCCTCTCCGCCCGCTATGCCGGAGCCAATCCCAAATCCGATGCCGCCAACAACAAACGCCTTTCAGACGACCTCGCCGACAAAGCCGACAAAAGCTGCTACTACGTCTGCGTGCTCGTCCTCGTCCGCCACGAAAACGACCCGCAACCCATCATCGCCGAAGGCATTTGGCACGGACAATGGCAGGCAGAAGCCGCAGGAACCCACGGCTTCGGCTACGACCCTCATTTCTACCTGCCCGAACACAACTGCACCGCCGCCGAGCTTGACCCCGAAATCAAAAATGCCGAAAGCCATAGAGGGCAGGCGTTGCGGGAATTGTTGAGAAAAATTGAAGCCTTATAAATTTATAAATTAATAACAGGTCGTCTGAAAAAATTTCAGACGACGGCGGATTCGCATTTGAAGTGCAACTTTCCATAAC is a genomic window containing:
- a CDS encoding DNA polymerase III subunit delta': MIYPWHQNQWRQLAGHWENRPNAWLFTGKENTGKTAFARFVAQALLCESPREDHQPCGVCASCHLFLQNSHPDFYELTPEIPEDGAVGRKLLQIKIDAVRDIVENIYLTAVRGGLRVVLVHPAESMNVQAANGLLKALEEPPQHVVFLMVTHARDKLLPTIKSRCRQMVLPAPSRDEALAYLRKEGVGDAESLLAFHSGAPLFAHTPEMDDLREELLTLLAAPRLLTILDYAAAFDKHKQPLAVFIDWMQKWLLDVGLAQQQMPPLYYPDYAQALSQTASKTDPRRLFALTGRLNALSPYGYHTLSVKMQLEYLLTEYLEFWQNK
- a CDS encoding CNP1-like family protein encodes the protein MRRLALLTLCLAATAVNAAGFSEKDTPFNTRYKESPEEAAAREFAEQKTALPPLPDTQSGDWFDLYVSEDYGKQPKILLSSLQIMPSPDGSIRYILNVRSDKGHDNLTVEGLFCAHSSFTYGKDKRSSYKVFGYGDTVNRRWIEPRKAEWKPIGSTFNKNDAMRAVLYQAFCVDGVPNTTEGLVKRLKERAGRYAPKMVRHDK
- a CDS encoding TatD family hydrolase, with the translated sequence MHLIDSHCHLNFEGLSNRLPEVFANMEEQSVKQALAISVSKQSFAEVFSIAQANEQIYCTIGVHPDSQEAEEFTVAEMVEAAKHPKVVGIGETGLDYYWCKGDLAWQHRRFAEHIQAANEGGLPVIVHTRDAAADTLAILKEGQTNSGVIHCFTEDTAFAKAALDLGLYISFSGIVTFKNAPQIQEAAKYVPVDRMLVETDAPFLAPVPKRGKPNEPSYVRYTAEFVAKLRGEPVETLAAYTSDNFYRLFNKVPDIRV
- a CDS encoding DUF1269 domain-containing protein — translated: MKQNIIVVLFNISSEAYQAFSELKAYSQTTDTLVAQAVLVKKENDLIIPAESTDFTANTVEGTWTGGLIGSLVGILGGPIGVLLGGATGALIGSDAGTAQTLEEGALLENTAKKLDNGSTAIIILAQESDEAVLDAFFHRFKTVILRQDAVVAQQDVLAAIEAQEEVARQAHEAWKKQRKAERKERKEIVEAFKADIKQKFDELAAKLK
- a CDS encoding NMCC_0638 family (lipo)protein, producing the protein MAKRPISRLLTLAAFSVLLTACGREEVPPEQMADRANAAAELFRQGCVAFDGAADRVRSFADNEKLTALNAEEIGRLPAGFIELDALAVWKKTQDGADYYLSLTGDSCSVKTARADENLIRKQFMVLVENPPKGLNNELRTDQASESPVPIRQLSYAWRASGSPEETLLTVKTTPSDQLPVQAVFYLTHQSYNGKPVLVQ
- a CDS encoding HNH endonuclease, whose translation is MSDIVIFEDMPNDAAFIEWLKNNQNGFVLNINKKGKVSPIYPKLHKASCSSFPIEKKDKNWTTKASDYFKVCSNSIEELEQWSWVKYQKGLNPCRICKEKGLPVEQLTGIQNFQVTSALSLKSDIYKLEKRLASETNSNKRTEIETLIKARLGQGRFRQKLLELYPNCPLTGLDVQSLLIASHIKPWSKCNNEERLDPSNGLMLAPNIDALFDSGLITFETDGTIKISPKIDLKNQKRLGISSDMKLKIRPKSKKYFEYHRNHVFQKEE
- a CDS encoding IS5 family transposase, which encodes MSTFFRQTAQAMIAKHIDRFPLLKLDQVIDWQPIEQYLNRQRARYLRDHRGRPAYPLLSMFKAVLLGQWHSLSDPELEHSLITRIDFNLFCRFDELSIPDYSTLCRYRNWLAQDDTLSELLELINRQLTEKNLKVEKASAAVIDATIIQTAGSKQRQAIEVDEEGQVSGQTTPSKDKDARWTKKNGLYKLGYKQHTRTDEEGYIEKLHITPANTHECNHLSPLLEGIAEGTTVYADKGYDSAENRQHLKEHRLLDGIMRKAHRNRPLTEAQTKRNRYLSKTRYVVEQSFGTLHRKFRYARAAYFGLLKVSAQSHLKAMCLNLLKAANRLSVPVAA
- the rdgB gene encoding RdgB/HAM1 family non-canonical purine NTP pyrophosphatase codes for the protein MFDKIVLASGNAGKLKEFSRLFADLNIEVLPQSQFDTPECPEPYRTFVENALAKARHAAKHSGLPALADDSGICAAALNGAPGVLSARYAGANPKSDAANNKRLSDDLADKADKSCYYVCVLVLVRHENDPQPIIAEGIWHGQWQAEAAGTHGFGYDPHFYLPEHNCTAAELDPEIKNAESHRGQALRELLRKIEAL
- a CDS encoding NGO_0222 family membrane protein, which gives rise to MTKRRTFLILTVLFTLLFIALVTLGAYLLSIQSKQFAVAAFLFAFGAVFAQIGSLALYIRHKARAQIMRSQQTEPH
- a CDS encoding PilZ domain-containing protein; the encoded protein is MVNNNKDIPAKMMALQLKDPTLLYNCYMPFLEHGGLFVPTEDVFSLGEDILLAVEIADYPKRFLPTKVVWINPARTSAHRPKGVGLAFSEHESCLQAKTLIEGELGPKLRSDRVTFTL
- a CDS encoding sulfurtransferase TusA family protein; translation: MNAHTLDLKGLRCPLPILKTKKALAQMEAGEVLTVLATDGGAPGDFEAFCRQTGHVLLESREEDGVFTLVVKHK
- a CDS encoding NGO_0222 family membrane protein; this encodes MNRQKTYLLLTALFTLIFIALIMLGGYLLSIQSKQFAVAAFLFAFGAVFAQIGSLALYIRHKARAQIMREQQTESH
- the pyrC gene encoding dihydroorotase; its protein translation is MQTLTIIRPDDMHLHLRDGDALKAVAPYTARQMGRAVIMPNLKPPVVSVADALAYKARIMAALPEGSAFEPLMTLYLTDQATPELVREAKAAGIVAFKLYPAGATTNSDSGVTDLFKLIPVLEEMAKQGILFLVHGEVTDPEIDIFDREAAFIERVMKPVLAQVPNLKVVFEHITTAEAARLVLEAGDNVAASVTPQHLLLNRNDLLVGGVRPHHFCLPVLKRETHRQALVAAVTGEKAHKFFLGTDSAPHAKSAKENACGCAGMFSAMTAIELYAEVFEKAGALDKLEAFASKNGARFYGIPENADTITLVKQSQTVPASVPYGDGELVPMRAGGEIGWTVKY